In Streptomyces sp. NBC_01426, one genomic interval encodes:
- a CDS encoding peptide MFS transporter yields MSRTTADRDESNDPEADQPPPEDDHAFLGHPRGLATLSGLEVWERFSFLGMQAILVLYFADTVANGGLGMSPGTAASVSAAYGTMVYLVSVAGGWLADRILGSYRAVLYGGILIACGHYAMAVPTAVMTWVGLGLISAGTGLLKPNVASMVGRLYRTDDQRRDAGFALYYMGINIGAFAGPLITAWLGENKGWHWGFSAAAIGMTAGLIQYVLGRRHLAGRKHSAEFALAPDAMRTAVWRIVGGLLLVAVAATALALAGWLTMGRFVDLLTLISVIAPIVYFVVMFRSPRVTTAERGRLRPYVVLFLASVAFNFILFQAYSTMMLLASTNARTEILGFHFPAGWYASALGAFEVALAPVVAALWARMGSRQPHASNKIAIGVILGGLSFLLMVIPTSGHADDTYKMAAWWIVGSYLLLGLGDVLLETSGMSATTKLAPKAYASQTMALWFLSLALANGIQAQVVKVYGQVSNPVYFGVNGAVAVAAGLVVVALAPWLKRTMHPVH; encoded by the coding sequence TTGTCCAGAACCACAGCCGATCGAGACGAGTCGAACGACCCGGAGGCGGACCAGCCGCCACCGGAGGACGACCACGCCTTCCTCGGACACCCCAGGGGTCTGGCCACGCTCTCCGGACTGGAGGTCTGGGAGCGCTTCTCGTTCCTGGGCATGCAGGCCATTCTCGTCCTCTACTTCGCGGACACGGTGGCGAACGGCGGCCTGGGGATGAGCCCGGGCACCGCGGCCTCCGTCTCGGCGGCCTACGGGACCATGGTCTACCTCGTCTCCGTCGCCGGCGGATGGCTCGCCGACCGGATCCTCGGTTCCTATCGAGCGGTGCTCTACGGCGGCATCCTGATCGCCTGCGGCCACTACGCCATGGCCGTGCCGACCGCCGTCATGACGTGGGTGGGCCTCGGCCTGATCAGCGCGGGCACCGGCCTGCTCAAGCCCAACGTGGCCAGCATGGTCGGCAGGCTCTACCGGACCGACGACCAGCGGCGCGACGCGGGATTCGCCCTGTACTACATGGGGATCAACATCGGCGCGTTCGCCGGCCCCCTGATCACCGCGTGGCTCGGCGAGAACAAGGGCTGGCACTGGGGGTTCTCCGCCGCCGCCATCGGCATGACCGCGGGCCTGATCCAGTACGTCCTGGGACGCCGCCATCTGGCCGGACGAAAGCACTCGGCCGAGTTCGCGCTCGCCCCCGACGCGATGCGCACCGCGGTGTGGCGGATCGTCGGCGGGCTGCTCCTGGTGGCCGTCGCGGCCACCGCGCTGGCCCTGGCCGGGTGGCTCACCATGGGCCGGTTCGTGGACCTGCTGACCCTGATCTCGGTGATCGCCCCGATCGTCTACTTCGTGGTGATGTTCCGCAGTCCCAGGGTGACGACCGCGGAGCGCGGGCGGCTGCGCCCGTACGTGGTCCTCTTCCTGGCCTCGGTCGCGTTCAACTTCATCCTCTTCCAGGCGTACTCGACGATGATGCTGCTGGCGTCGACGAACGCCCGCACGGAGATCCTCGGCTTCCACTTCCCCGCCGGCTGGTACGCCTCGGCGCTCGGCGCCTTCGAGGTGGCGCTGGCTCCGGTCGTGGCCGCGCTGTGGGCCCGGATGGGCAGCCGGCAGCCGCACGCCTCCAACAAGATCGCCATCGGGGTGATCCTGGGCGGTCTGTCGTTCCTGCTGATGGTCATCCCCACGTCCGGGCACGCCGACGACACGTACAAGATGGCCGCCTGGTGGATCGTCGGCTCGTACCTGCTGCTGGGCCTCGGCGACGTGCTGCTGGAGACCTCCGGCATGTCGGCCACCACCAAACTCGCCCCGAAGGCGTACGCCAGCCAGACGATGGCCCTGTGGTTCCTCTCCCTGGCCCTGGCCAACGGTATCCAGGCCCAGGTGGTGAAGGTCTACGGGCAGGTCTCGAACCCCGTCTACTTCGGCGTGAACGGTGCCGTCGCGGTGGCCGCGGGCCTCGTCGTGGTCGCCCTGGCGCCCTGGCTCAAGCGCACCATGCACCCCGTCCACTGA
- a CDS encoding LolA family protein, with protein sequence MATNTKTHKAARYAVPVAVFGVAAATIAMVPAFANAGGPDLPKVTAQQLIEKIAASDVQELSGSARISTDLGLPTLASGLLGGGGVAGGSADPQDKVAQLANGTHTFRVAADGPDRQKLTFLDGKDEYSLIHNGTDVWGYDSQSNEAWHEKHEEAAARGKDGHKTADRLGASPQQLAQDVLKAAGTTTDVSVGDTAQVAGRDAYQLVLKPKQSGSTVGSVQIAVDAKNGVPLRVQLLSSQGGKPIVDAGFTKVDFAKPAADVFAFSPPKGAKVTEGAAEADKGAKGEHGKEWKGLDAFPGLGALTGGAGDGDVKVLGEGWATVAQISVPGGKGLKDAEAAANGKDAPKEAKQFIDSLGDKVNGSFGSGRVFSTRLVNALITDDGKVYVGAVTKDALVKTANAAK encoded by the coding sequence ATGGCAACGAACACGAAGACCCACAAGGCCGCTCGGTACGCCGTACCGGTCGCGGTGTTCGGGGTGGCCGCGGCGACCATCGCGATGGTCCCGGCCTTCGCGAACGCCGGAGGACCGGACCTGCCGAAGGTGACGGCCCAGCAGCTGATCGAGAAGATCGCCGCCTCGGACGTCCAGGAGCTGTCCGGCAGCGCCCGCATCAGCACCGACCTCGGCCTGCCGACCCTGGCCAGCGGCCTGCTCGGCGGCGGGGGCGTCGCGGGCGGCTCGGCCGACCCGCAGGACAAGGTCGCGCAGCTGGCCAACGGCACGCACACCTTCCGCGTCGCGGCCGACGGCCCGGACCGCCAGAAGCTCACGTTCCTGGACGGCAAGGACGAGTACAGCCTCATCCACAACGGCACGGACGTGTGGGGCTATGACAGCCAGTCCAACGAGGCCTGGCACGAGAAGCACGAGGAGGCGGCCGCCCGGGGCAAGGACGGCCACAAGACGGCCGACCGGCTCGGCGCCTCGCCCCAGCAGCTGGCCCAGGACGTCCTGAAGGCCGCCGGCACGACCACCGACGTCAGCGTCGGCGACACCGCGCAGGTGGCCGGCCGCGACGCCTACCAGCTCGTGCTCAAGCCCAAGCAGTCCGGTTCCACCGTCGGCTCCGTCCAGATCGCGGTCGACGCCAAGAACGGCGTGCCGCTGCGCGTGCAGCTGCTGTCCAGCCAGGGCGGCAAGCCGATCGTGGACGCCGGCTTCACCAAGGTGGACTTCGCCAAGCCGGCCGCCGACGTCTTCGCCTTCAGCCCGCCCAAGGGCGCCAAGGTGACCGAGGGCGCCGCCGAGGCGGACAAGGGCGCCAAGGGCGAGCACGGCAAGGAGTGGAAGGGCCTGGACGCCTTCCCGGGCCTCGGTGCCCTGACCGGCGGCGCGGGCGACGGCGACGTGAAGGTGCTCGGCGAGGGCTGGGCGACGGTCGCACAGATCTCCGTACCGGGCGGCAAGGGCCTCAAGGACGCCGAGGCCGCGGCGAACGGCAAGGACGCCCCCAAGGAGGCCAAGCAGTTCATCGACTCCCTCGGTGACAAGGTCAACGGCTCGTTCGGTTCCGGCCGGGTCTTCTCGACCCGCCTGGTCAACGCGCTGATCACCGACGACGGCAAGGTCTACGTCGGCGCCGTCACCAAGGACGCGCTGGTGAAGACGGCCAACGCGGCGAAGTAG
- a CDS encoding polyprenyl synthetase family protein, producing the protein MTVVGPFGLSVRDQALETDVQAGLAAVEAGLLEATKSEVPFITEAAQHLVRAGGKRFRPLLVMLASRFGDPYAPGIVPSAVVVELTHLATLYHDDVMDEADVRRGVESANARWGNSVAVLTGDFLFARASHILADLGPEAVRIQAEAFERLVTGQILETAGPRDGRDPVAHYLDVIAGKTGSLIAVSGRFGALMSGADESVVDILTQYGERLGTAFQLADDVLDIASDSHESGKTPGTDLREGIPTLPVLRLRERAERDGNPDDLELVGLLDGDLTDDARHAEVLSRLRVHPALEQARRDTIRYAQEARATLAPLPECFAKSALEELCDAVVHRAG; encoded by the coding sequence GTGACCGTCGTCGGGCCGTTCGGACTGAGCGTGCGGGACCAGGCTCTTGAGACCGATGTCCAGGCCGGACTGGCCGCCGTCGAGGCGGGTCTGCTGGAGGCCACCAAGAGCGAAGTCCCCTTCATCACCGAGGCCGCGCAGCACCTGGTGCGCGCCGGAGGCAAGCGGTTCCGGCCGTTGCTGGTGATGCTCGCGTCCCGTTTCGGGGATCCGTACGCCCCGGGCATCGTGCCGTCCGCCGTGGTGGTGGAACTCACCCACCTGGCCACGCTCTACCACGACGACGTCATGGACGAGGCGGACGTGCGTCGCGGCGTGGAGAGCGCGAACGCCCGTTGGGGCAACTCCGTGGCCGTCCTCACGGGTGACTTCCTGTTCGCCCGCGCCTCGCACATCCTGGCCGACCTCGGGCCCGAGGCCGTCCGCATCCAGGCGGAGGCCTTCGAGCGCCTGGTGACGGGTCAGATCCTGGAGACCGCCGGTCCCCGCGACGGCCGCGACCCGGTCGCCCACTACCTCGACGTCATCGCCGGCAAGACCGGCTCGCTGATCGCCGTCTCCGGCCGCTTCGGCGCGCTGATGTCCGGCGCCGACGAGTCGGTCGTCGACATCCTGACCCAGTACGGAGAGCGGCTCGGCACCGCCTTCCAGCTCGCCGACGACGTCCTCGACATCGCCTCCGACTCGCACGAGTCCGGCAAGACCCCCGGCACCGACCTGCGCGAGGGAATCCCCACGCTGCCCGTGCTGCGGCTGCGCGAGAGGGCGGAGCGGGACGGGAACCCGGACGACCTGGAGCTCGTGGGGCTGCTGGACGGCGACCTCACGGACGACGCCCGACACGCCGAGGTGTTGTCCCGGCTGCGCGTCCACCCGGCCCTGGAACAGGCCCGACGGGACACCATCCGGTACGCGCAGGAGGCGCGGGCGACGCTCGCGCCGCTGCCCGAGTGCTTCGCCAAGTCGGCGCTCGAAGAGCTGTGCGACGCGGTGGTGCACCGCGCGGGCTGA
- a CDS encoding HAD family hydrolase, which produces MTSALPYALVATDLDGTLLRAGDTVSARSHKALATARAAGAQHIIVTGRPVPQVRHVLDGLGYTGLAVCGQGAQVYDAARGRLLHSVSMDRGLAEVALGKIEAEIGEVYAAVNQEGVDAEMLIGPGYRMWHPHLPTVRVHSRADLWSAPINKVLLQHPRLDDDELTRFARGVVGDLVNVTMAGEHTVELQPPGIDKASGLARAAEVLDLPASSTIAFGDMPNDVPMFAWAAHGVAMANAHRELVAVADELTLSNEDDGIAVVLERLYG; this is translated from the coding sequence GTGACTTCCGCCCTCCCCTATGCACTTGTGGCCACCGACCTGGACGGGACTCTGCTGCGCGCCGGAGACACCGTCTCGGCCCGCTCCCACAAGGCCCTCGCGACCGCCCGAGCGGCCGGCGCCCAGCACATCATCGTGACCGGCCGCCCGGTCCCGCAGGTTCGCCACGTACTCGACGGTCTCGGCTACACGGGGCTCGCGGTGTGCGGGCAGGGAGCGCAGGTGTACGACGCGGCGCGCGGGCGCCTGCTGCACTCCGTGTCCATGGACCGGGGCCTCGCCGAGGTCGCCCTCGGGAAGATCGAGGCGGAGATCGGCGAGGTCTACGCCGCCGTGAACCAGGAGGGGGTGGACGCGGAGATGTTGATAGGGCCCGGCTACCGGATGTGGCACCCGCACCTGCCGACGGTCCGCGTCCACAGCCGCGCGGACCTGTGGTCCGCCCCCATCAACAAGGTGCTGCTCCAGCACCCGCGCCTGGACGACGACGAACTCACCCGGTTCGCGCGGGGAGTGGTCGGCGACCTCGTCAACGTGACGATGGCCGGGGAACACACCGTGGAACTCCAGCCGCCGGGCATCGACAAGGCGAGCGGCCTGGCCCGGGCGGCGGAGGTGCTGGACCTGCCGGCGTCCTCGACGATCGCCTTCGGGGACATGCCCAACGACGTCCCGATGTTCGCGTGGGCGGCCCACGGCGTGGCCATGGCCAACGCGCACCGCGAGCTGGTGGCCGTCGCCGACGAACTGACGCTGTCGAACGAGGACGACGGCATCGCGGTGGTGCTGGAGCGCCTCTACGGCTGA
- the fahA gene encoding fumarylacetoacetase codes for MPQQSPLDVPEGDPFGPHNLPYGVFSTSGDPRRRIGVRIGGHVLDAGAAAVALGSPYAELLGRDSLNPLLAAGRTAWRDVRRALTAWVTDPGHRPAVEPHLLPLDTVELHLPYEVADYVDFYASEHHATNVGQMFRPDGDALTPNWKHLPIGYHGRAGTLVVSGTDVVRPSGQRKTPADPAPVFGPSVKLDIEAEVGFVVGTPSELGRPVPLADFEDHVFGLFLLNDWSARDIQAWEYVPLGPFLGKSFATSVSAWVTPLEALDSARVAPPARDFPLLPYLDDADSDRPGGFDLHISVALNGQEVARPPFSSMYWTAAQQLAHMTVNGASLRTGDVYGSGTVSGPDLDQRGSLLELTWNGRDAIELADGKRTFLEDGDVVTLTAWAPGADGTRVGLGEVTGRVVAGR; via the coding sequence ATGCCCCAGCAGAGCCCCCTCGATGTTCCCGAGGGCGACCCGTTCGGGCCGCACAACCTCCCCTACGGCGTGTTCTCCACCTCGGGGGACCCGCGCCGGCGGATCGGGGTACGGATCGGCGGGCACGTGCTCGACGCCGGGGCGGCCGCCGTCGCGCTCGGCTCCCCGTACGCCGAACTCCTCGGCCGGGACTCCCTCAACCCGCTGCTCGCCGCCGGCCGCACGGCCTGGCGCGACGTGCGCCGAGCGCTGACCGCCTGGGTCACCGATCCCGGCCACCGGCCCGCCGTGGAGCCGCACCTGCTGCCGCTGGACACCGTGGAGCTGCACCTGCCGTACGAGGTCGCCGACTACGTCGACTTCTACGCGAGCGAGCACCACGCCACCAACGTCGGACAGATGTTCCGTCCGGACGGCGACGCCCTCACCCCCAACTGGAAGCACCTGCCGATCGGCTACCACGGCCGCGCCGGCACCCTCGTGGTCTCCGGCACCGACGTGGTGCGCCCCTCCGGCCAGCGCAAGACGCCCGCCGACCCGGCGCCCGTCTTCGGGCCGAGCGTCAAGCTGGACATCGAGGCCGAGGTCGGATTCGTCGTCGGCACCCCGTCCGAACTGGGCCGCCCGGTGCCGCTGGCCGACTTCGAGGACCACGTCTTCGGGCTGTTCCTGCTCAACGACTGGTCCGCGCGGGACATCCAGGCCTGGGAGTACGTGCCGCTCGGCCCGTTCCTCGGCAAGTCCTTCGCCACCTCCGTCTCCGCCTGGGTGACCCCGCTGGAGGCCCTCGACTCGGCGCGCGTCGCCCCGCCCGCCCGGGACTTCCCGCTGCTGCCCTACCTCGACGACGCCGACAGCGACCGGCCCGGCGGCTTCGACCTGCACATCAGCGTCGCCCTCAACGGGCAGGAGGTGGCCCGACCGCCGTTCTCCTCGATGTACTGGACCGCCGCCCAGCAGCTGGCCCACATGACCGTCAACGGTGCCTCCCTGCGCACCGGCGACGTGTACGGCTCCGGCACCGTCAGCGGCCCGGACCTCGACCAGCGCGGCTCGCTGCTGGAGCTCACCTGGAACGGCCGCGACGCCATCGAACTGGCCGACGGCAAGCGTACGTTCCTGGAGGACGGGGACGTCGTCACCCTCACCGCCTGGGCCCCCGGGGCCGACGGCACCCGGGTGGGCCTCGGCGAGGTCACCGGCCGCGTCGTGGCCGGCCGGTAG
- the nuoN gene encoding NADH-quinone oxidoreductase subunit NuoN, with protein sequence MWALAAGDPATRIPTPHIEYAQLSPTLIVVGAAILGVLVEAFVPRKSRHYVQVFLAVAALASAFAAVVGLAAGGYGSTKAHTAAMGAIAVDGPALFLQGTILLASIVAVFTFAERRLDPAAHGNRVDSFAAQAASVPGSESEKAAVKAGFSTTEVFPLMMFAVAGMLIFPAANDLLTLFIALEVFSLPLYLLCAVARRQRLMSQEAAVKYFLLGAFSSAFLLFGIALLYGYAGSVSYAVIADVVDGTVQKIDPALAGTMGNDALLLIGGALILMGLLFKVGAVPFHMWTPDVYQGAPTPVTGFMAAATKVAAFGALLRLLYVVLPGLRWDWRPVMWGVAIVTMLAGAVIAVTQTDVKRLLAYSSIAHAGFILAGVIATSAEGVQSVLFYLAAYSFVTIGAFAVVTLVRDAGGEATHLSKWAGLGRRSPLTAAVFAVFLLAFAGIPLTSGFSGKFAVFKAAAEGGAGVLVVVGVLSSAIAAFFYIRVIVLMFFSEPKADGPTVAVPSPLTMTTIAVGVAVTVVLGVAPQYFLDLAGQASTFVR encoded by the coding sequence TTGTGGGCGCTGGCGGCCGGGGACCCGGCCACCCGCATCCCGACCCCGCACATCGAGTACGCGCAGCTCTCGCCCACCCTGATCGTGGTGGGCGCGGCGATCCTCGGAGTCCTCGTGGAGGCCTTCGTCCCGCGCAAGTCCCGCCACTACGTCCAGGTGTTCCTGGCCGTCGCCGCACTGGCCTCGGCCTTCGCGGCGGTCGTCGGCCTCGCTGCCGGCGGGTACGGCTCCACCAAGGCCCACACCGCGGCCATGGGCGCCATCGCCGTCGACGGGCCGGCGCTGTTCCTCCAGGGCACCATCCTGCTGGCCTCGATCGTGGCCGTGTTCACCTTCGCCGAGCGTCGCCTCGACCCGGCGGCGCACGGCAACCGGGTGGACTCCTTCGCCGCGCAGGCGGCGTCCGTACCGGGCAGCGAGAGCGAGAAGGCGGCCGTCAAGGCGGGCTTCAGCACCACCGAGGTCTTCCCGCTGATGATGTTCGCGGTCGCCGGCATGCTGATCTTCCCGGCGGCGAACGACCTGCTGACGCTGTTCATCGCCCTGGAGGTCTTCTCCCTCCCGCTGTACCTGCTCTGCGCCGTCGCCCGCCGCCAGCGGCTGATGTCGCAGGAGGCCGCCGTCAAGTACTTCCTGCTGGGCGCGTTCTCCTCGGCGTTCCTGCTCTTCGGCATCGCGCTGCTGTACGGGTACGCCGGCTCGGTCTCGTACGCGGTCATCGCGGACGTGGTCGACGGCACCGTCCAGAAGATCGACCCGGCGCTGGCCGGCACGATGGGCAACGACGCGCTGCTGCTGATCGGCGGCGCGCTGATCCTGATGGGCCTGCTGTTCAAGGTCGGCGCGGTCCCGTTCCACATGTGGACCCCGGACGTCTACCAGGGAGCCCCGACCCCGGTCACCGGCTTCATGGCGGCGGCGACGAAGGTGGCCGCCTTCGGCGCCCTCCTGCGCCTGCTGTACGTGGTCCTGCCGGGCCTGCGCTGGGACTGGCGGCCGGTGATGTGGGGCGTCGCGATCGTCACGATGCTCGCGGGCGCCGTGATCGCGGTGACCCAGACCGACGTCAAGCGGCTCCTGGCCTACTCGTCGATCGCGCACGCCGGGTTCATCCTGGCCGGTGTGATCGCCACCTCGGCGGAGGGCGTCCAGTCCGTCCTCTTCTACCTGGCGGCGTACTCCTTCGTGACGATCGGCGCCTTCGCCGTGGTCACCCTGGTCCGCGACGCGGGCGGCGAGGCCACGCACCTGTCGAAGTGGGCCGGCCTGGGGCGGCGTTCGCCGCTGACGGCGGCCGTCTTCGCGGTGTTCCTGCTGGCCTTCGCCGGCATCCCGCTGACCTCCGGCTTCTCCGGCAAGTTCGCCGTGTTCAAGGCGGCGGCGGAGGGCGGCGCCGGGGTGCTGGTCGTGGTCGGTGTGCTCTCGTCCGCGATCGCCGCGTTCTTCTACATCCGGGTGATCGTCCTGATGTTCTTCAGCGAGCCGAAGGCCGACGGCCCGACGGTCGCGGTGCCCTCGCCGCTGACGATGACGACCATCGCCGTCGGCGTCGCGGTGACGGTGGTCCTGGGCGTGGCCCCGCAGTACTTCCTGGACCTGGCGGGCCAGGCGAGCACGTTCGTCCGCTGA
- a CDS encoding Uma2 family endonuclease: MGALMNPEHSWPVPPEGGWTADDLDTLPNLPPHTELIDGSLVFVSPQTLFHTRAVDFFTSGLRSLVPDGLEVLREFTIDIDRRNRPEPDVVVFREDVLTGMAQTRFAAEAVLLAIEVVSPESVDRDRETKPLKYARAGIPHYWRVENKDGRAVVYVFEREPAGGGYVATGIFHDRLKASVPFPIDLDLTAVTAKRARPE, from the coding sequence ATGGGAGCACTGATGAACCCGGAACACAGCTGGCCGGTCCCCCCCGAGGGCGGCTGGACCGCGGACGACCTGGACACGCTTCCGAATCTGCCTCCGCACACGGAGCTGATCGACGGGAGCTTGGTTTTCGTGAGTCCGCAGACCCTCTTCCACACACGGGCGGTCGATTTCTTCACTTCGGGACTGCGGTCGCTGGTCCCGGACGGCCTGGAAGTCTTGCGCGAGTTCACGATCGACATCGACCGGCGCAACCGCCCCGAACCCGATGTCGTCGTGTTCCGTGAGGACGTCCTCACGGGCATGGCCCAGACCCGGTTCGCCGCGGAGGCGGTCCTCCTGGCGATCGAGGTGGTCTCCCCCGAGTCCGTCGACCGCGACCGCGAGACCAAGCCCCTGAAGTACGCGCGGGCGGGGATCCCGCACTACTGGCGGGTCGAGAACAAGGACGGCCGGGCCGTCGTCTACGTCTTCGAACGGGAGCCGGCCGGCGGCGGCTACGTCGCCACCGGCATCTTCCACGACCGCCTGAAAGCCTCCGTCCCCTTCCCCATCGACCTCGACCTCACCGCCGTCACGGCAAAGCGGGCACGGCCCGAGTAG
- a CDS encoding CocE/NonD family hydrolase encodes MIIRTDFPYATTREDVRIPLSDGVELYARIWRPVTDEPVPALLEYLPYRLTDWTAPRDWQRHPWYAGHGYASVRVDVRGHGCSGGDPGDEYDARELADGVAVVEWLAAQPWCTGAVGMFGISWGGFNSLQIAALAPEALKAVVTVCSTDDRYDNDVHYMGGSVLAVDMHAWASTMLAFASRPPDPLYAGEGWREQWLARLDAVEPLVHTWLGHQTRDDYWRHGSVCEDYSAIGAAVLAVGGWHDPYRDTVLRLVEHLPAGRVRGLIGPWSHQYPDRGLPPGPAIGFLQETLRWWDHWLRGEDNGVMDEPLLRSWISESHPPATVYERLEGRWVGDTAWPSPSVVPVSYGLQGPPVAVASPQHTGLDAGRFFPFGNDADLPPDQREEDAKSACFEFPVAPGEPVEILGRPSVTLRLRMDVPYGQVIARLCDVAPDGSSTLVTRGVLNLSARRGRDRAVPWPVGATEDVTFELNGIGHAFPPGHRIRLAVSSAYWPWIWPRAGSEAGWTLDPAGSTLELPLRTPGPADHGIVFEAPEQSEPLRVVYPDTLEEPRPERVVVRDVAAGTWRLEVDPRYGGTRVYPDGLEFSEDAVEVYEIDSRDPLSAHTRSDWRIRLHRPDLGWDTRVETRSEISCDEGGFLTSNEVVCREGDEVVFHRTWERRLPRAAG; translated from the coding sequence ATGATCATCCGTACCGATTTCCCGTACGCGACCACCCGCGAGGATGTCCGGATCCCGCTGTCCGACGGGGTCGAGCTGTACGCCCGGATCTGGCGCCCGGTCACCGACGAGCCCGTGCCCGCCCTGCTGGAGTACCTCCCGTACCGGCTCACCGACTGGACGGCGCCCCGCGACTGGCAGCGGCACCCCTGGTACGCGGGGCACGGCTACGCCTCCGTACGGGTCGACGTGCGCGGCCACGGGTGCAGCGGCGGCGACCCCGGCGACGAGTACGACGCCCGGGAGCTGGCCGACGGCGTCGCGGTGGTGGAGTGGCTCGCCGCGCAGCCGTGGTGCACGGGCGCGGTGGGCATGTTCGGGATCTCCTGGGGCGGCTTCAACAGCCTCCAGATCGCCGCGCTCGCCCCCGAGGCGCTGAAGGCGGTCGTCACCGTCTGCTCCACCGACGACCGCTACGACAACGACGTCCACTACATGGGCGGCTCGGTGCTGGCCGTGGACATGCACGCCTGGGCCTCCACCATGCTGGCCTTCGCGTCCCGCCCGCCGGACCCGCTGTACGCGGGCGAGGGCTGGCGGGAGCAGTGGCTCGCCCGGCTGGACGCCGTGGAGCCGCTCGTCCACACCTGGCTCGGGCACCAGACCCGGGACGACTACTGGCGCCACGGCAGCGTCTGCGAGGACTACTCCGCCATCGGCGCGGCGGTGCTGGCCGTCGGCGGCTGGCACGACCCGTACCGGGACACGGTGCTGCGCCTGGTCGAGCACCTGCCGGCGGGCCGGGTGCGGGGGCTGATCGGCCCCTGGTCGCACCAGTACCCCGACCGCGGTCTGCCGCCGGGCCCGGCGATCGGCTTCCTCCAGGAGACGCTGCGCTGGTGGGACCACTGGCTCCGGGGCGAGGACAACGGGGTCATGGACGAGCCGCTGCTGCGTTCCTGGATCAGCGAGTCGCACCCCCCTGCCACCGTCTACGAGCGCCTGGAGGGCCGCTGGGTCGGCGACACGGCCTGGCCCTCGCCCTCGGTCGTCCCCGTCTCGTACGGGCTCCAGGGCCCGCCCGTGGCCGTCGCCTCGCCGCAGCACACCGGCCTGGACGCCGGGCGGTTCTTCCCCTTCGGCAACGACGCGGACCTGCCGCCGGACCAGCGCGAGGAGGACGCCAAGTCGGCGTGCTTCGAGTTCCCCGTGGCGCCGGGCGAACCGGTGGAGATCCTCGGCCGGCCCTCGGTCACCCTGCGGCTGCGGATGGACGTCCCGTACGGGCAGGTGATCGCCCGGCTGTGCGACGTGGCCCCGGACGGGTCCTCCACCCTGGTCACGCGCGGCGTGCTGAACCTGTCCGCGCGGCGCGGGCGGGACAGGGCGGTGCCGTGGCCGGTGGGCGCGACCGAGGACGTCACCTTCGAGCTGAACGGCATCGGCCACGCCTTCCCGCCGGGGCACCGGATCCGGCTGGCCGTGTCCTCCGCGTACTGGCCCTGGATCTGGCCGCGGGCGGGCTCCGAGGCCGGGTGGACGCTGGATCCGGCCGGCAGCACCCTCGAACTCCCCCTGCGCACGCCCGGCCCGGCCGACCACGGCATCGTCTTCGAGGCCCCGGAGCAGTCCGAGCCGCTGCGCGTGGTGTACCCCGACACCCTGGAGGAGCCCCGGCCGGAGCGGGTCGTCGTACGCGACGTCGCGGCCGGCACCTGGCGGCTGGAGGTGGACCCCCGCTACGGGGGGACGCGGGTGTACCCGGACGGGCTGGAGTTCTCCGAGGACGCGGTGGAGGTGTACGAGATCGACTCCCGCGATCCGCTGTCCGCCCACACCCGGTCGGACTGGCGGATCCGGTTGCACCGGCCGGACCTGGGCTGGGACACGCGGGTGGAGACCCGGTCGGAGATCTCGTGCGACGAGGGCGGGTTCCTGACGTCGAACGAGGTGGTGTGCCGGGAGGGCGACGAGGTGGTCTTCCACCGGACGTGGGAACGGCGCCTGCCGAGGGCGGCGGGCTGA